The genomic stretch gggtgagtgtgggggagtgtgagacagagcgggtgagggtgagggagtgtgagacagagcgggtgagggtggcgagtgtgagacagagcgggtgagggtgagggagtgtaagacagagcgggtgagtgtgggggagtgtgagacagagcgggtgagggtgagggagtgtgagacagagcgggtgagggagtgtgagacagagcgggtgagggtgagggagtgtaagacagagcgggtgagggtgagggagtgtaagacagagcgggtgagtgtgggggagtgtgagacagagcgggtgagggtgggggagtgtgagacagagcgggtgagggtgggggagtgtgagacagagcgggtgagggtgagggagtgtgagacagagcgggtgagggtgggggagtgtgagacagagcgggtgagggtgggggagtgtgaaacagagcgggtgagggtgagggagtgtaagacagagcgggtgagggtgagggagtgtaaGACAAagcgggtgagggtgggggagtgtgagacagagcgggtgagggtgagggagtgtgaaacagagcgggtgagtgtgggggagtgtgagacagagcgggtgagggtgagggtgggggagtgtgaaacagagcgggtgagggtgagggagtgtgagacagagcgggtgagggtgagggagtgtgaaACAGAGCggttgagggtgagggagtgtgagacagagcgggtgagggtgagggagtgtgagacagagcgggtgagggtgagggagtgtgaaACAGAGCggttgagggtgagggagtgtgagacagagcgggtgagggtgagggagtgtgagacagagcgggtgagggtgagggagtgtgagacagagcgggtgagggtgagggagtgtgagacagagcgggtgagggtgagggagtgtgagacagagcgggtgagggtgagggagtgtgagacagagcgggtgagggtgggggagtgtaagacagagcgggtgagggtgagggagtgtaagacagagcgggtgagggtgagggtgagggagtgtgagacagagcgggtgagggtgtgggagtgtgagacagagcgggtgagggtgagggagtgtgagacagagcgggtgagggtgtgggagtgtgagacagagcgggtgagggtgagggagtgtaggacagagcgggtgagtgtgggggagtgtgagacagagcgggtgagtgtgagggagtgtgagacagagcgggtgagggtgagggagtgtgagacagagcgggtgagggtgggggagtgtgagacagagcgggtgagtgtgagggagtgtgagacagagcgggtgagggtgagggagtgtgagacagagcgggtgagtgtgagggagtgtgagacagagcgggtgagggtgggggagtgtaagacagagcgggtgagggtgggggagtgtaagacagagcgggtgagggtgagggtgggggagtgtgagacagtgcgggtgagggtgagggagtgtgagacagagcgggtgagggtgagggagtgtaagacagagcgggtgagtgtgggggagtgtgagacagagcgggtgagggt from Heptranchias perlo isolate sHepPer1 chromosome 5, sHepPer1.hap1, whole genome shotgun sequence encodes the following:
- the LOC137321536 gene encoding putative uncharacterized protein DDB_G0290521; this encodes TPSPALSHTPSPSPALSHTPTPSPALSHTPSPSPSPALSYTPSPSPALSYTPPPSPALSHTPSPSPALSHTPSPSPALSHTPSPSPALSHTPSPSPALSHTPSPSPALSHTPSPSTALFHTPSPSPALSHTPSPSPALSHTPSPSTALFHTPSPSPALSHTPSPSPALFHTPPPSPSPALS